The following are from one region of the Phycisphaerae bacterium genome:
- a CDS encoding aminotransferase class IV — MIDDKIVPLAELEPIYNDRGTYFGDGVYEVLRSYNGKIFALEEHLQRLTRSLSEIRIVNVDIDQIRSRIEKAFEAAGISDARIYFHITRGSVPRSHTWTADLKPNFFLTIIAQPDDTEEKSKGIAVSTHPDWRWKRCDIKSLNLLANVLARQDAEEKGCAEAVFVDDAGLVTEGAGSAFFAVFGQSLQTAPLTANILPSVTRKFVIKAAENIGLEVVEKSLTPQQSKDADELFIAVTTRDIIPVVKFDGETIGDGRPGRYTKQLMQQFRSFTR; from the coding sequence ATGATAGACGATAAAATCGTGCCGCTGGCCGAGCTTGAGCCGATTTACAACGACCGCGGAACATACTTCGGCGACGGGGTTTACGAAGTCCTGCGAAGCTACAACGGCAAAATCTTTGCACTGGAAGAGCACCTGCAAAGACTCACCAGAAGCCTGTCTGAAATCAGGATAGTCAATGTTGACATCGACCAAATTCGCTCCCGAATAGAAAAGGCTTTTGAGGCAGCAGGTATTTCCGATGCCAGGATATATTTTCATATTACCCGCGGTTCTGTGCCTCGCAGCCATACCTGGACGGCTGACCTTAAGCCCAACTTTTTTCTGACTATTATAGCACAGCCCGACGACACAGAAGAAAAGAGCAAAGGTATCGCTGTGTCGACCCATCCTGACTGGCGATGGAAAAGATGCGACATAAAATCGCTGAACCTGCTGGCAAATGTTCTTGCCCGTCAGGATGCGGAGGAAAAAGGCTGTGCCGAGGCTGTTTTTGTCGATGACGCGGGATTGGTAACCGAAGGGGCCGGCTCGGCGTTTTTTGCAGTTTTCGGACAGTCGTTGCAAACTGCTCCGCTTACGGCCAATATCCTGCCTTCGGTCACGCGCAAATTCGTAATCAAAGCTGCAGAAAATATCGGATTGGAAGTAGTTGAAAAATCGCTGACGCCGCAACAGTCAAAAGATGCGGACGAACTTTTTATCGCAGTAACCACTAGAGATATTATTCCCGTAGTGAAATTTGACGGCGAGACAATCGGAGACGGCAGGCCCGGCAGATATACGAAACAGCTTATGCAGCAGTTCCGCTCGTTTACTCGGTAG
- a CDS encoding helix-hairpin-helix domain-containing protein encodes MVGIVGKPGTREKLEILSTDAQYDLACACGSTKEEHRRRSGEGKWIYPITLPNGGKSVLFKTLISNLCTNDCKYCPLREKENIRRCSLGAEETAKVFLDYYDRRKVFGLFLSSGVFGSADTTMERLNLVARLLREKHRFRGYIHLKVIPGASDAAIEDAVSLASAVSLNIETPGEMNLAKLSNKKNYIRDIINPIKLISRLTGRGAKYERVKQTTQFIVGAAGESDTEIVKYMWGLYDRLKMHRVYFSAYQKGLGNESIPGEKARLEEPEDMFVREHRLYQVDFLMRKYGFKESDIVFNNDGNLSLSCDPKEAWAQRHPETFPVNVNRASKWELLRVPGLGPVTVKTILERRRQCRLSRIEELGKVGVRLGKASNYVVF; translated from the coding sequence ATGGTAGGGATTGTCGGCAAGCCTGGGACTCGCGAGAAACTGGAAATACTCAGCACCGATGCGCAGTATGATTTGGCGTGCGCATGCGGCAGCACTAAAGAAGAGCACAGGAGGCGGAGCGGCGAGGGGAAATGGATATACCCCATAACGCTTCCAAACGGGGGTAAAAGTGTGCTGTTTAAGACGCTGATTTCGAACCTCTGCACTAATGACTGCAAATACTGTCCGTTGAGAGAAAAGGAAAACATCCGGCGGTGCAGCCTCGGAGCGGAAGAAACGGCAAAGGTGTTTCTGGATTATTACGATAGAAGAAAAGTTTTCGGGCTATTTTTAAGCTCCGGTGTGTTTGGGTCGGCTGACACTACGATGGAAAGGCTTAACCTTGTGGCCAGACTCCTGCGTGAGAAACATCGTTTCCGCGGGTATATCCATCTGAAGGTCATACCCGGGGCGAGTGATGCGGCGATTGAGGACGCGGTTTCGCTGGCAAGTGCCGTATCGCTGAATATCGAGACGCCGGGAGAAATGAACCTGGCGAAACTGTCGAATAAGAAAAATTATATCCGGGATATTATCAATCCAATAAAACTGATAAGCAGATTGACCGGGCGCGGGGCAAAGTATGAAAGGGTCAAGCAGACGACGCAGTTTATCGTTGGTGCTGCGGGAGAATCGGATACGGAAATTGTGAAATATATGTGGGGACTGTATGACAGGTTGAAAATGCACAGGGTGTATTTCAGCGCCTATCAGAAAGGCCTGGGAAATGAGTCTATACCGGGTGAAAAGGCCAGGCTCGAAGAGCCGGAGGATATGTTTGTGCGGGAGCATCGGCTTTACCAGGTGGATTTCCTGATGCGTAAATACGGGTTTAAGGAGTCGGACATTGTTTTTAACAACGACGGTAATTTATCTCTCTCCTGCGACCCCAAAGAAGCGTGGGCGCAAAGGCATCCTGAGACGTTTCCGGTGAATGTTAACCGTGCGTCGAAGTGGGAGCTTTTGAGAGTGCCGGGACTTGGACCGGTTACAGTAAAGACAATCTTGGAACGGCGACGGCAATGCCGTCTAAGCCGGATTGAAGAATTAGGCAAAGTTGGGGTAAGGCTTGGAAAAGCGAGCAATTATGTGGTTTTTTGA
- a CDS encoding dihydroorotate dehydrogenase electron transfer subunit, which yields MTNESSGPDKGMFDAAVFANKHIKGKFYRLGLEFYGDGAAAFAKARPGQFAELDLAGIPLPPTDAIAEDLRDASERKILLRRPFSFCDVSSRKDKIRVEILYCALGPATLRMTSLSPGKSVSVIGPLGNGFQSPADKKTALLVSGGMGAGPLIHLAKTLAADYPKMGIIAFAGAKSKTELPFERPTDEISQQLGFALHEFARVGVESQLATDDGSAGYEGFVTDCFTKWLGRSSLAVKDTIIYSCGPEVMLARMAKIAEDKKIDCQISMERMMACGFGLCQSCAVKCKVNGSSETIYKLCCKDGPVFDSREVAFEL from the coding sequence ATGACAAATGAAAGTTCCGGGCCTGATAAGGGTATGTTTGATGCGGCGGTGTTTGCCAATAAGCACATCAAGGGGAAGTTCTATCGGCTTGGATTGGAATTTTATGGGGATGGAGCGGCGGCTTTTGCCAAAGCCAGGCCCGGGCAATTCGCCGAGCTGGACCTTGCTGGTATCCCTCTGCCGCCGACGGATGCAATAGCGGAAGATTTGCGGGACGCGTCCGAGCGAAAGATATTGCTGCGGAGGCCGTTTAGTTTTTGCGACGTCAGCAGCCGTAAAGATAAAATCAGAGTTGAAATTCTTTATTGCGCGCTGGGGCCGGCTACTTTGCGGATGACGTCGTTATCACCGGGCAAATCCGTCAGCGTAATCGGGCCTTTGGGAAACGGTTTCCAGTCACCGGCGGATAAAAAGACGGCCTTGCTCGTAAGCGGCGGAATGGGGGCGGGGCCTTTAATTCATCTGGCAAAGACGCTTGCGGCTGATTACCCTAAAATGGGAATAATCGCCTTTGCCGGCGCAAAGTCGAAAACCGAACTGCCCTTCGAGAGGCCGACGGATGAGATTTCACAGCAATTGGGTTTCGCTCTGCACGAATTTGCCAGAGTCGGTGTAGAATCGCAGCTTGCGACGGATGACGGCTCGGCGGGATACGAGGGGTTTGTAACGGATTGCTTTACAAAGTGGCTTGGGCGGAGCAGCTTGGCGGTGAAGGACACTATTATTTATAGCTGCGGTCCGGAGGTGATGCTTGCGCGGATGGCCAAAATTGCGGAAGATAAAAAAATCGATTGCCAGATAAGTATGGAGCGGATGATGGCCTGCGGCTTCGGCCTCTGCCAGAGCTGCGCGGTTAAATGCAAAGTTAATGGTTCAAGTGAAACCATTTATAAGTTATGCTGTAAAGATGGACCTGTTTTTGATAGCAGAGAGGTGGCATTCGAATTATGA
- the rplU gene encoding 50S ribosomal protein L21: MYAVIEQGGKQYKLADGDCVNIELTDVSPDAETIELNKVLLVSDGKKVKIGTPLVKGAKVIASFKTSAEDAVVKDKKLHPMYFTRRKNTRRRIGHRQKFLQVKIDKIEA, from the coding sequence ATGTATGCAGTGATTGAACAAGGTGGAAAGCAGTATAAGCTCGCCGATGGCGACTGCGTAAATATCGAATTGACCGACGTCTCGCCTGATGCCGAGACAATCGAGCTGAATAAAGTTTTGCTTGTAAGTGACGGCAAAAAAGTCAAAATCGGCACACCCCTGGTAAAAGGCGCAAAGGTTATTGCCTCATTTAAGACCTCCGCAGAAGACGCCGTCGTTAAAGACAAGAAGCTCCATCCGATGTACTTCACCAGGCGCAAAAACACAAGAAGGCGTATCGGCCACCGCCAAAAGTTCCTGCAGGTAAAAATCGACAAGATAGAGGCCTAA
- a CDS encoding Fe-S-containing hydro-lyase: MYTFCVLSGRKNKKDMSQIKKLQPPLTDSAVRSLKAGDEVLISGVIYTARDMAHKRLCEAIDAGKKLPLQLEGSVIYFVGPTPARPGRVIGSAGPTTSSRMDSFSPTLIAKGLKAMIGKGYRGAEVRNALKKYGAVHLSAVGGAGALLSKHIISAEVIAYEDLGTEAVRKLQVVDFPAIVAYDSHGNTIYK; the protein is encoded by the coding sequence TTGTACACTTTCTGTGTTCTATCTGGCAGGAAAAATAAAAAAGATATGAGCCAAATAAAAAAATTACAGCCGCCTCTGACCGATTCCGCCGTGCGTTCGCTGAAAGCAGGCGATGAGGTCCTCATCTCCGGGGTAATCTATACCGCTCGCGATATGGCCCATAAAAGATTGTGCGAAGCGATAGACGCCGGAAAGAAACTCCCCCTTCAGCTCGAAGGCTCGGTTATTTATTTTGTCGGCCCTACGCCCGCCCGCCCCGGTAGGGTAATCGGCTCCGCCGGCCCAACTACCTCATCAAGAATGGATTCTTTCAGTCCAACTCTTATTGCCAAAGGTCTAAAAGCGATGATTGGAAAAGGTTATCGCGGCGCCGAGGTTAGAAATGCATTGAAAAAATACGGCGCCGTCCATCTTTCTGCTGTCGGCGGAGCTGGAGCATTGCTTAGCAAACACATTATTTCCGCAGAGGTAATCGCTTACGAAGATTTGGGGACCGAAGCCGTCAGAAAACTGCAGGTCGTCGATTTTCCCGCTATTGTTGCTTACGACTCTCACGGGAACACTATTTATAAGTGA
- a CDS encoding radical SAM protein, protein MSKKAVKPRLIAFEVTRRCRYSCLHCRANAGEADEKDLTTSECKKIIKAIAKYSKCILIFTGGEPMERADIYELIRYARKTGLRVVMATCGYLIDEKTIAKLKKAGVMALSFSIDGASADTHDRFRDTKGAFDSTINAAKIAREARVRFQINTTISRINADEVIGIAKLAKNIGAYCFNPFILVPTGRGERIADEILDPVEYEVLLNELLRIKLKSEIKVRVTCGPQFARVCRQAETKGLTEDVPGCMGGAGFGFISYRGDVQTCGFLDVPAGNLVENNFDFKKIWEESEFLKEIRNVSNYKGICGKCEYAGICGGCRARAYAASGDYMGEDPACNYKK, encoded by the coding sequence ATGAGCAAGAAAGCAGTCAAGCCGCGATTAATAGCCTTTGAAGTTACCCGTCGATGCCGGTATAGCTGTCTTCACTGCCGGGCAAACGCCGGCGAGGCCGATGAAAAAGACCTGACTACAAGCGAGTGCAAAAAAATCATCAAAGCAATAGCCAAGTATAGTAAATGCATTCTGATATTCACCGGCGGGGAGCCGATGGAACGGGCTGATATTTATGAGCTTATCCGATATGCACGTAAGACGGGACTGCGAGTAGTAATGGCCACGTGCGGTTATCTGATTGACGAGAAGACAATAGCAAAATTGAAAAAGGCGGGGGTAATGGCCTTGTCTTTTTCTATTGACGGCGCCAGCGCGGATACCCACGATAGATTCAGGGACACTAAAGGCGCTTTCGATTCGACGATTAACGCCGCTAAAATAGCCCGCGAGGCGCGTGTTCGTTTTCAGATTAATACCACAATCAGCAGAATTAATGCTGACGAGGTCATCGGCATAGCAAAATTGGCAAAGAATATAGGCGCATATTGCTTCAATCCGTTTATTCTTGTTCCGACCGGCAGAGGGGAGAGAATCGCCGATGAGATTCTCGACCCTGTGGAGTATGAAGTATTGCTGAATGAGCTGCTGCGGATAAAGCTTAAATCAGAAATTAAAGTTAGGGTCACGTGCGGGCCGCAATTTGCGCGGGTATGCAGGCAGGCAGAAACCAAAGGATTGACGGAGGATGTGCCCGGCTGTATGGGCGGGGCGGGGTTCGGGTTTATAAGCTATCGCGGCGACGTGCAGACCTGCGGCTTCCTTGATGTGCCGGCGGGCAATCTGGTCGAGAACAATTTCGATTTCAAAAAGATTTGGGAGGAATCGGAATTCCTGAAAGAGATTCGCAACGTATCGAATTACAAGGGAATCTGTGGGAAATGCGAATACGCAGGCATCTGCGGGGGGTGCAGGGCGAGGGCATATGCGGCCAGCGGAGATTATATGGGCGAGGACCCGGCTTGTAATTACAAAAAATAA
- a CDS encoding DUF933 domain-containing protein has translation MKVALIGLLQSGKSTILAGLSGKAIPPVGSTKIEEAIVPVPDARIDWLSKLYKPEKTIYGTIDCLDVPGLSFADEHGRAAARRLIDQVRTVDMLALVIGAFENSADPAKDLTDLNTELLLADLALVTTRIENLEKQLNKSTKVQPNYKAELELQKKLQAAIEQEKPIRSAIANDAELEMIKPLGFLTLKPMVVAVNVGEDRQDKKFDFAGRIDPSAMVTVCAKLEYELSQLDADSRTQFMADLGITESAAAKLARACYRALGLISFITVGSDEVRAWPIKQGTSALDAAGKVHSDIKRGFIRAETFGFEDIKQLGSEKAVKAAGKTRIEGKTYIVQDGDIINFRFNV, from the coding sequence TTGAAAGTCGCATTAATCGGCTTATTGCAGTCAGGCAAGAGCACCATTCTGGCTGGTCTCAGCGGCAAAGCAATCCCGCCGGTCGGCTCGACCAAAATCGAAGAGGCCATTGTGCCGGTTCCCGACGCCAGAATTGACTGGCTCAGCAAACTCTATAAGCCGGAAAAAACAATATATGGAACAATAGACTGTCTCGACGTCCCCGGCCTTAGTTTTGCCGATGAGCACGGCCGGGCCGCCGCAAGACGCCTCATCGACCAGGTCAGGACTGTCGATATGCTCGCGCTTGTCATAGGCGCATTTGAAAACTCCGCTGACCCCGCCAAAGACCTGACCGACCTCAACACCGAATTGCTCCTTGCCGATTTGGCCCTTGTAACTACGCGAATTGAAAATCTCGAAAAACAGCTTAATAAATCCACCAAGGTCCAGCCCAATTACAAAGCTGAACTTGAATTGCAGAAAAAGCTCCAGGCCGCCATTGAGCAGGAAAAACCCATCCGTTCCGCAATCGCAAACGACGCCGAGCTTGAAATGATAAAACCCCTCGGCTTCCTGACCTTAAAGCCGATGGTCGTCGCCGTAAACGTCGGCGAAGATCGGCAGGATAAAAAATTCGATTTCGCCGGCCGAATCGACCCGTCCGCGATGGTCACCGTCTGCGCAAAACTCGAATACGAATTGTCGCAGCTTGATGCCGACAGCAGGACGCAATTTATGGCCGATTTGGGCATAACCGAATCGGCGGCCGCAAAACTCGCCCGCGCCTGCTATCGCGCACTGGGACTGATTAGCTTTATCACCGTCGGCTCAGATGAGGTCCGCGCCTGGCCGATAAAACAGGGTACATCTGCCCTCGATGCCGCCGGCAAAGTCCACTCCGATATCAAACGCGGCTTCATACGCGCGGAAACCTTCGGCTTCGAGGATATAAAACAGCTCGGCAGTGAAAAGGCCGTCAAGGCCGCAGGCAAAACCCGAATCGAAGGAAAAACCTACATCGTTCAGGATGGCGACATTATCAATTTCAGATTTAATGTCTAA
- a CDS encoding trypsin-like peptidase domain-containing protein, whose protein sequence is MRKLNLILICAVIAGSTIANADEKLVDLVKKTRPSVVLIETFDKDNKPIGQGSGFFIDNKGKLITNYHVIKGAYSATIKTSTGEEYPVDGIVAKDTEADIVKLVVNLSDANVTFLNLNVNVPSEGEDIVVIGNPLGLESTVSTGIVSGVRDIPVFGKILQITAPISRGSSGSPVINSKGEVIGIATLVLKEGQNLNFAIPSDKVITLKETSKTTLRESYNTTIADSNDAQFSYNKGLKESWVPDQNSVILGVEIATVDKEIRRVFIEEGIALPPRVQGIIISQIIENGPAEKAGLKKLDFLFKINGQPVHNTNELAVVLNEVGAGNRVLVDYFRLVQLQAGKAEWKRQKAFLIPVAAREIACQPGQCPLQINGAIITDNSIDEPVLNVQLLNTGTIDIEAYAVEILCFNKFDEPVSGLDKSNRISAIGQDTIKSFEKTTQAITLHFRETVGKVKISITRIKFKNGDQWNCNPKNISYYIVEK, encoded by the coding sequence ATGAGAAAACTAAATCTGATATTAATCTGTGCAGTGATAGCAGGTTCTACTATTGCAAACGCCGACGAAAAACTCGTAGATTTAGTTAAAAAGACAAGGCCAAGTGTTGTTCTTATAGAAACCTTCGACAAAGATAACAAGCCAATTGGTCAAGGAAGCGGATTTTTCATAGATAATAAAGGCAAGCTTATCACAAACTATCATGTAATCAAAGGCGCTTATTCGGCTACAATTAAAACATCAACAGGTGAAGAATATCCAGTGGATGGTATTGTTGCCAAAGACACCGAAGCTGATATTGTCAAACTTGTCGTGAATCTATCGGATGCTAATGTAACATTCTTAAACCTTAACGTGAATGTACCTTCTGAAGGTGAAGACATCGTTGTCATAGGCAATCCTTTGGGTCTTGAATCAACCGTATCAACCGGCATCGTATCAGGAGTTCGAGACATTCCCGTCTTTGGTAAAATACTTCAAATAACCGCTCCCATTTCACGTGGTTCGAGCGGAAGTCCGGTTATAAATAGCAAAGGTGAGGTAATAGGCATTGCAACTCTTGTCTTAAAAGAAGGTCAGAATCTTAACTTTGCAATTCCCAGTGATAAAGTCATTACCCTCAAAGAAACTTCCAAGACCACCTTACGTGAATCATATAATACGACGATTGCTGATTCAAATGATGCTCAATTTTCTTATAATAAAGGATTAAAGGAATCATGGGTACCAGACCAAAATAGCGTTATTTTGGGAGTCGAAATTGCAACCGTTGATAAAGAGATTCGTAGAGTATTCATCGAAGAAGGAATTGCCCTACCACCACGAGTACAGGGTATTATTATCAGCCAAATAATCGAAAATGGTCCGGCCGAAAAAGCAGGACTAAAAAAATTAGACTTTTTATTCAAAATAAACGGTCAACCAGTACACAACACAAATGAACTCGCTGTAGTACTAAATGAGGTAGGTGCTGGTAATCGAGTTTTGGTTGATTATTTTAGGCTAGTTCAGTTACAAGCAGGAAAGGCAGAGTGGAAGAGACAAAAGGCCTTCCTAATACCGGTAGCGGCCCGCGAGATTGCATGTCAACCAGGGCAATGTCCTCTTCAAATCAATGGAGCTATTATTACGGATAATTCCATTGATGAACCAGTTTTGAATGTGCAACTTTTAAATACCGGCACTATTGATATAGAAGCATACGCCGTAGAGATTTTATGTTTTAATAAATTCGATGAACCTGTATCGGGTCTGGACAAATCGAACCGCATATCGGCCATCGGACAAGACACAATCAAATCATTCGAAAAAACAACCCAGGCTATAACACTCCATTTTCGAGAGACAGTCGGGAAGGTAAAAATATCCATAACAAGAATAAAATTTAAGAATGGCGACCAATGGAATTGCAACCCAAAGAATATTTCTTATTACATCGTAGAGAAATAA
- a CDS encoding bifunctional precorrin-2 dehydrogenase/sirohydrochlorin ferrochelatase: MAKYPIFLELGGRRAVIVGGGVVAARKAQMLLAAGARLVVVSKDVDDALAVLCQDANAELIKSRYSKNYIAEAVLVIAATNDERLNEQIYKDCQELEILCNVVDAPQLSDFTSPAVVKRGDLQIAIGTEGHCPAYAGHLRKKLEQTITIQHGEFLAELENLRKCIIEDVPGEAERKVLLGELVDDKSFEYFVQNGPAKWREYADKLISMGNKN, translated from the coding sequence ATGGCTAAATATCCCATATTTCTCGAGCTTGGCGGTCGTCGTGCAGTCATAGTAGGGGGCGGGGTTGTAGCGGCACGAAAGGCCCAGATGCTGCTGGCGGCAGGGGCGAGACTGGTGGTGGTATCCAAAGACGTAGATGATGCACTGGCTGTTCTTTGTCAGGACGCCAACGCCGAATTGATAAAATCCAGATATTCCAAAAATTATATCGCAGAAGCAGTGCTGGTTATAGCTGCAACGAACGATGAGCGGCTCAACGAGCAAATCTATAAAGATTGTCAGGAGCTGGAGATTTTATGTAATGTCGTCGATGCGCCGCAGCTCAGCGATTTTACTAGCCCTGCTGTCGTGAAGCGCGGCGACCTGCAAATAGCCATCGGCACCGAAGGACATTGCCCTGCCTACGCCGGTCATTTGCGGAAGAAATTAGAGCAGACCATAACCATCCAACACGGCGAATTTCTGGCTGAGCTGGAAAACCTGCGCAAATGCATTATTGAAGATGTGCCGGGCGAGGCAGAGCGTAAGGTACTGTTAGGCGAACTGGTTGATGATAAGTCGTTCGAGTATTTTGTTCAAAACGGCCCCGCTAAATGGCGGGAGTATGCTGATAAATTAATATCAATGGGAAATAAGAACTAA
- a CDS encoding dihydroorotate dehydrogenase — MTETIDISVEFGKLKLANPVFTASGTCGYADELADFTNINLLGGFITKSITAKPRQGNVPPRVAETDSGMLNAIGLANIGLDAFIQEKLPLIAKLTVPVFVNVAGETIDEYVAVVQRLAAEQAIAGFELNISCPNVAKGGLSFGTDPALVAEITSAAKKAAGDKVLMVKLSPCVTDISVIARAAVEAGADALSLINTFTAMVIDIETRKPVLANKTGGISGPVIKPIAVYLVNKVYNEVAKERGIPILGLGGIRTASDAVEFIIAGASAVAVGTANFVEPNCTVKIIDGIKKYCAGHNITNIKDLTGSLGREIINPPSPPLPAQPSPPPSDSTPSTGSTGTP; from the coding sequence ATGACAGAGACTATAGATATATCGGTTGAATTTGGAAAGTTAAAACTGGCTAATCCCGTGTTCACGGCGTCGGGGACGTGCGGGTATGCGGATGAATTGGCTGATTTTACCAACATAAATCTGCTTGGCGGTTTTATAACAAAGAGTATTACCGCGAAGCCCCGGCAAGGCAACGTTCCGCCCCGGGTTGCTGAAACTGATTCCGGGATGCTTAACGCGATAGGCCTCGCTAATATCGGGCTGGACGCATTCATCCAGGAGAAATTGCCTCTTATCGCCAAGCTCACGGTGCCGGTTTTTGTTAATGTGGCTGGCGAAACGATTGATGAGTATGTGGCGGTTGTGCAGCGGCTGGCTGCCGAGCAGGCGATAGCGGGGTTCGAGTTGAATATCAGTTGTCCCAATGTCGCTAAAGGCGGATTAAGTTTCGGCACTGACCCTGCTTTAGTTGCGGAGATTACTTCCGCGGCTAAAAAGGCGGCTGGGGACAAAGTCTTGATGGTCAAGCTCTCGCCCTGTGTTACGGATATAAGCGTGATAGCCCGCGCGGCAGTTGAAGCAGGCGCTGATGCGCTTAGCTTGATAAATACTTTTACGGCGATGGTTATCGATATTGAAACCCGCAAGCCTGTCCTGGCTAATAAGACAGGCGGAATATCTGGGCCGGTGATAAAGCCAATCGCGGTGTATCTGGTTAATAAGGTATATAACGAGGTCGCTAAAGAACGCGGCATACCGATTTTAGGTTTAGGCGGAATAAGAACTGCCTCCGATGCCGTCGAATTTATTATCGCCGGCGCCTCGGCGGTCGCGGTCGGCACGGCCAATTTCGTCGAGCCGAACTGCACGGTTAAAATCATCGATGGCATAAAGAAATATTGTGCCGGCCATAATATAACAAATATAAAAGACCTGACCGGCTCACTTGGCCGGGAGATAATCAATCCACCTTCACCTCCGCTGCCAGCACAACCTTCGCCTCCGCCTTCTGATTCAACCCCTTCGACTGGTTCGACAGGCACACCATAA
- a CDS encoding sulfurtransferase TusA family protein has protein sequence MADKQLDCKNLRCPMPIVKVSKAMKEINIGQTLYVEATDFAFKADIEAWTQKMGHKIVQFTDGPTKQVVIERCN, from the coding sequence ATGGCGGATAAGCAGCTCGACTGCAAAAACCTCAGATGCCCTATGCCGATTGTAAAGGTCAGCAAGGCGATGAAGGAAATAAATATAGGACAGACATTATACGTAGAAGCAACGGATTTTGCATTCAAAGCTGACATAGAGGCCTGGACCCAAAAAATGGGGCATAAGATAGTGCAATTTACAGACGGCCCGACAAAGCAGGTGGTGATTGAAAGATGTAATTGA